In a single window of the Globicephala melas chromosome 10, mGloMel1.2, whole genome shotgun sequence genome:
- the LOC132597970 gene encoding uncharacterized protein isoform X2 — protein MRRLQVSASGATESTHPGQGGRSGRDPAGVPGEAFQRKRSCRLTCKVVTAARPCAAAFVKICSSHPLSRGTVQFMATPLLANYSYFCQPVDDSQSLFILRKKPEQLTFLHVYLHGPVLLNGLLRRDAKFFGPCLHVPVLWAGRSGALPVTLPVVEATSYRPAAGEKDPLAPGASDEPWLLLAAPVTCYLTVNKSFSSLGLP, from the exons ATGAG GCGGTTGCAAGTCAGCGCGAGCGGGGCCACAGAGAGCACGCACCCGGGACAGGGCGGGCGGAGCGGCAGGGACCCCGCTGGGGTGCCCGGAGAAGCTTTTCAGAGAAAGCGGTCCTGCCGGCTGACATGTAAAGTGGTCACCGCAGCGAGGCCGTGCGCTGCAGCCTTTGTGAAGATCTGCTCATCCCACCCTCTGTCACGGGGCACGGTGCAG TTCATGGCCACCCCGCTCCTGGCTAATTACAGCTATTTCTGCCAGCCAGTGGACGACAGCCAGA gTCTTTTTATTCTACGAAAGAAGCCCGAACAGCTCACCTTCCTGCACGTCTACCTCCATGgccctgtgctcctcaacgg CCTTCTTCGCCGGGATGCTAAATTCTTTGGTCCATGTCTTCATGTACCTGTACTATGGGCTGGCCGGTCTGGGGCCCTGCCTGTGACCCTACCTGTGGTGGAAGCGACATCTTACCGTCCTGCAGCTGGTGAGAAAGACCCACTGGCCCCAGGGGCCTCCGATGAGCCCTGGCTTCTATTGGCTGCACCAGTGACTTGTTATCTGACCGTGAACAAGTCCTTCTCATCACTTGGTCTTCCTTAG
- the LOC132597970 gene encoding uncharacterized protein isoform X4, whose amino-acid sequence MSPSARVHCVPALCRTRRLQVSASGATESTHPGQGGRSGRDPAGVPGEAFQRKRSCRLTCKVVTAARPCAAAFVKICSSHPLSRGTVQFMATPLLANYSYFCQPVDDSQSLFILRKKPEQLTFLHVYLHGPVLLNGLLRRDAKFFGPCLHVPVLWAGRSGALPVTLPVVEATSYRPAADISEGQQEKLT is encoded by the exons ATGAG TCCGTCAGCCCGTGTGCACTGTGTGCCTGCTTTGTGCCGGACCAGGCGGTTGCAAGTCAGCGCGAGCGGGGCCACAGAGAGCACGCACCCGGGACAGGGCGGGCGGAGCGGCAGGGACCCCGCTGGGGTGCCCGGAGAAGCTTTTCAGAGAAAGCGGTCCTGCCGGCTGACATGTAAAGTGGTCACCGCAGCGAGGCCGTGCGCTGCAGCCTTTGTGAAGATCTGCTCATCCCACCCTCTGTCACGGGGCACGGTGCAG TTCATGGCCACCCCGCTCCTGGCTAATTACAGCTATTTCTGCCAGCCAGTGGACGACAGCCAGA gTCTTTTTATTCTACGAAAGAAGCCCGAACAGCTCACCTTCCTGCACGTCTACCTCCATGgccctgtgctcctcaacgg CCTTCTTCGCCGGGATGCTAAATTCTTTGGTCCATGTCTTCATGTACCTGTACTATGGGCTGGCCGGTCTGGGGCCCTGCCTGTGACCCTACCTGTGGTGGAAGCGACATCTTACCGTCCTGCAGCTG
- the LOC132597970 gene encoding uncharacterized protein isoform X1, producing MSPSARVHCVPALCRTRRLQVSASGATESTHPGQGGRSGRDPAGVPGEAFQRKRSCRLTCKVVTAARPCAAAFVKICSSHPLSRGTVQFMATPLLANYSYFCQPVDDSQSLFILRKKPEQLTFLHVYLHGPVLLNGLLRRDAKFFGPCLHVPVLWAGRSGALPVTLPVVEATSYRPAAGEKDPLAPGASDEPWLLLAAPVTCYLTVNKSFSSLGLP from the exons ATGAG TCCGTCAGCCCGTGTGCACTGTGTGCCTGCTTTGTGCCGGACCAGGCGGTTGCAAGTCAGCGCGAGCGGGGCCACAGAGAGCACGCACCCGGGACAGGGCGGGCGGAGCGGCAGGGACCCCGCTGGGGTGCCCGGAGAAGCTTTTCAGAGAAAGCGGTCCTGCCGGCTGACATGTAAAGTGGTCACCGCAGCGAGGCCGTGCGCTGCAGCCTTTGTGAAGATCTGCTCATCCCACCCTCTGTCACGGGGCACGGTGCAG TTCATGGCCACCCCGCTCCTGGCTAATTACAGCTATTTCTGCCAGCCAGTGGACGACAGCCAGA gTCTTTTTATTCTACGAAAGAAGCCCGAACAGCTCACCTTCCTGCACGTCTACCTCCATGgccctgtgctcctcaacgg CCTTCTTCGCCGGGATGCTAAATTCTTTGGTCCATGTCTTCATGTACCTGTACTATGGGCTGGCCGGTCTGGGGCCCTGCCTGTGACCCTACCTGTGGTGGAAGCGACATCTTACCGTCCTGCAGCTGGTGAGAAAGACCCACTGGCCCCAGGGGCCTCCGATGAGCCCTGGCTTCTATTGGCTGCACCAGTGACTTGTTATCTGACCGTGAACAAGTCCTTCTCATCACTTGGTCTTCCTTAG
- the LOC132597970 gene encoding uncharacterized protein isoform X7, whose protein sequence is MSPSARVHCVPALCRTRRLQVSASGATESTHPGQGGRSGRDPAGVPGEAFQRKRSCRLTCKVVTAARPCAAAFVKICSSHPLSRGTVQFMATPLLANYSYFCQPVDDSQSLFILRKKPEQLTFLHVYLHGPVLLNGHI, encoded by the exons ATGAG TCCGTCAGCCCGTGTGCACTGTGTGCCTGCTTTGTGCCGGACCAGGCGGTTGCAAGTCAGCGCGAGCGGGGCCACAGAGAGCACGCACCCGGGACAGGGCGGGCGGAGCGGCAGGGACCCCGCTGGGGTGCCCGGAGAAGCTTTTCAGAGAAAGCGGTCCTGCCGGCTGACATGTAAAGTGGTCACCGCAGCGAGGCCGTGCGCTGCAGCCTTTGTGAAGATCTGCTCATCCCACCCTCTGTCACGGGGCACGGTGCAG TTCATGGCCACCCCGCTCCTGGCTAATTACAGCTATTTCTGCCAGCCAGTGGACGACAGCCAGA gTCTTTTTATTCTACGAAAGAAGCCCGAACAGCTCACCTTCCTGCACGTCTACCTCCATGgccctgtgctcctcaacgg
- the LOC132597970 gene encoding uncharacterized protein isoform X6 — MSPSARVHCVPALCRTRRLQVSASGATESTHPGQGGRSGRDPAGVPGEAFQRKRSCRLTCKVVTAARPCAAAFVKICSSHPLSRGTVQFMATPLLANYSYFCQPVDDSQSLFILRKKPEQLTFLHVYLHGPVLLNGCTRSTNS; from the exons ATGAG TCCGTCAGCCCGTGTGCACTGTGTGCCTGCTTTGTGCCGGACCAGGCGGTTGCAAGTCAGCGCGAGCGGGGCCACAGAGAGCACGCACCCGGGACAGGGCGGGCGGAGCGGCAGGGACCCCGCTGGGGTGCCCGGAGAAGCTTTTCAGAGAAAGCGGTCCTGCCGGCTGACATGTAAAGTGGTCACCGCAGCGAGGCCGTGCGCTGCAGCCTTTGTGAAGATCTGCTCATCCCACCCTCTGTCACGGGGCACGGTGCAG TTCATGGCCACCCCGCTCCTGGCTAATTACAGCTATTTCTGCCAGCCAGTGGACGACAGCCAGA gTCTTTTTATTCTACGAAAGAAGCCCGAACAGCTCACCTTCCTGCACGTCTACCTCCATGgccctgtgctcctcaacgg